In a genomic window of Epinephelus fuscoguttatus linkage group LG23, E.fuscoguttatus.final_Chr_v1:
- the tnfsf12 gene encoding tumor necrosis factor ligand superfamily member 12: MLCWNEVGAGTWDGLRRRVAAQSCTNMHRILQRRRVRKLRVVWASLALVALSLAACSALFTAWTWRQTRDLSQSFKILQDRMEQVNTQRKAIVQLILEKRELLVGQRVKRDGGALRGRNGSGKKAASHFEITKVSSQQVGEGGVIKGWEERTLNMSKAVRYNKEQGTFTVERAGVYFLFCQVLFNEQQSQYVKLDVVTSGQRPQKLQCMEGYGTTPSAGPHPFHFLKPCQVSGLLRLDKGTELQAITGSSFRLHTLGNPSASPHIFSIFKVN, encoded by the exons ATGCTCTGCTGGAATGAAGTTGGAGCGGGGACTTGGGATGGTCTGCGGCGGCGAGTAGCAGCGCAGTCTTGCACCAACATGCATCGGATTCTGCAGAGGAGGCGAGTGCGCAAGCTGCGGGTCGTCTGGGCTTCTCTGGCCCTGGTGGCTCTGTCTCTGGCCGCATGCAGCGCGCTGTTCACGGCGTGGACTTGGCGACAGACGCGGGACCTGTCCCAGTCCTTTAAGATCCTGCAGGACCGAATGGAGCAG GTCAATACACAGAGGAAGGCCATTGTTCAGCTCATTCTGGAGAAGAGAGAGCTGCTGGTGGGGCAGAGAGTGAAGAGAGACG GGGGAGCGCTGCGAGGGAGGAATGGAAGTGGAAAGAAAGCAGCGTCTCATTTTGAGA TAACCAAAGTCTCCTCTCAGCAAG ttggAGAGGGAGGTGTGATAAAGGGTTGGGAAGAGAGGACATTGAATATGAGTAAAGCAGTGAGGTACAACAAGGAACAAGGCACCTTCACTGTGGAGAGAGCGGGCGTCTACTTCCTGTTCTGTCAG GTGTTGTTCAATGAGCAGCAGTCTCAGTATGTGAAGCTGGATGTGGTGACCAGCGGCCAGAGGCCTCAGAAGCTGCAGTGCATGGAGGGTTACGGGACGACCCCCTCCGCCGGGCCGCACCCTTTCCACTTCCTGAAGCCCTGCCAGGTGTCCGGCCTCCTGCGACTGGACAAAGGCACGGAGCTGCAGGCCATCACAGGCTCGTCCTTCAGACTCCACACTCTGGGCAACCCGTCAGCCTCGCCTCACATCTTCAGCATCTTTAAAGTCAACTGA